In Flammeovirgaceae bacterium 311, one DNA window encodes the following:
- a CDS encoding fumarylacetoacetase (COG0179 2-keto-4-pentenoate hydratase/2-oxohepta-3-ene-1,7-dioic acid hydratase (catechol pathway)), translating into MYNPNDPHVKSWLKIPADSHFPIQNLPFGVFKAGNKNPRAGVAIGEYILDLHQLQKGGFLSELKLPDKIFRQPSLNAFFALGRKKVGKVRREISKLLNEAAEKKTIKYISKKALVPVDVAEMLMPVAVANYTDFYSSEDHARNVGSMFRDPDNALLPNWKHLPVGYHGRASSIVVSGTPLHRPCGQTKAPDEEAPSFGPSQRLDFELEVAFITCQNTQLGERISTDEAENNIIGLVLFNDWSARDIQTWEYVPLGPFLAKNFGSSVSPWVVTLDALEPFKTDGPKQDPKPLDYLQYQGKHHYDVVLEVSIGTTAGMEEKVVCQSNYKYLYWNMAQQLAHHTVNGCNICVGDMYASGTISGPDQESYGSMLELSWKGTKPIEMPDGSKRTFIEDGDVVRMCGWAERNGIRIGFGEVVTEILPAVVE; encoded by the coding sequence ATGTACAATCCAAACGACCCGCATGTAAAAAGCTGGTTAAAAATTCCTGCTGATTCCCATTTCCCAATTCAAAACCTGCCCTTTGGTGTTTTCAAAGCAGGTAATAAAAATCCCCGCGCTGGTGTGGCCATTGGAGAGTATATTTTAGACCTCCACCAGCTACAGAAAGGTGGCTTTCTGAGCGAACTGAAACTGCCGGATAAAATTTTCAGGCAACCCTCCCTGAATGCCTTTTTTGCACTTGGCCGCAAAAAGGTAGGTAAAGTACGCCGGGAGATAAGCAAGCTGCTAAATGAGGCAGCCGAAAAAAAAACCATTAAATACATCAGTAAAAAAGCACTGGTTCCGGTTGATGTTGCTGAAATGCTCATGCCAGTGGCTGTAGCAAACTATACTGACTTTTACAGCTCCGAAGACCACGCCCGCAATGTAGGCAGTATGTTTCGTGATCCCGACAATGCCCTGCTCCCCAACTGGAAACACCTGCCGGTGGGTTACCACGGCAGGGCATCTTCTATAGTGGTAAGCGGCACTCCCCTGCACCGGCCCTGTGGCCAGACCAAAGCGCCCGATGAAGAAGCACCCAGCTTTGGCCCCAGCCAGCGGCTAGATTTTGAGCTGGAGGTAGCTTTTATCACCTGCCAGAATACCCAGTTGGGAGAACGCATTTCTACTGATGAGGCAGAAAACAATATCATAGGTCTTGTGCTCTTTAACGACTGGAGCGCCCGTGACATCCAAACCTGGGAGTATGTACCCCTGGGGCCCTTCCTGGCTAAAAACTTCGGCAGCAGCGTAAGTCCCTGGGTTGTTACCCTGGATGCCCTGGAACCTTTTAAAACAGATGGCCCCAAGCAGGATCCTAAACCGCTTGATTACCTGCAATACCAGGGGAAGCATCACTATGATGTTGTACTGGAGGTTTCCATTGGCACTACCGCCGGTATGGAGGAAAAAGTTGTATGCCAGAGCAATTACAAATACCTGTACTGGAATATGGCGCAGCAGCTGGCCCATCATACAGTCAATGGCTGTAACATCTGCGTGGGCGACATGTATGCCAGTGGTACCATCAGCGGACCTGATCAGGAAAGCTATGGCTCTATGCTGGAGCTCTCCTGGAAAGGCACCAAACCAATTGAAATGCCAGACGGCAGCAAGCGCACCTTTATTGAAGATGGTGATGTGGTAAGAATGTGTGGCTGGGCCGAAAGAAATGGCATCCGAATTGGCTTTGGAGAAGTAGTTACAGAAATTCTGCCTGCCGTTGTGGAATAA
- a CDS encoding hypothetical protein (COG5013 Nitrate reductase alpha subunit) — protein MGIDDFLKKIKTEVDVIKGDETKDKFFFSSAEYPNIDEAVSAFQLSKEKLFHVNNWSRLPGVASGFKVHHASGEVKESGIPQVGDFLFIDLPGPSPDTWVEVIDVNEGADWAEFTVRPSHDPKDTGKPERKVEHFFADEATSTFRVERKGNIISACEIGMKEGINNRGKEAGGREIVNTLIAVGGWILFQEIQWRKLTEYLVHKIELDKD, from the coding sequence ATGGGAATAGATGATTTTTTGAAGAAAATAAAGACCGAGGTCGACGTGATCAAAGGGGATGAGACCAAGGATAAGTTTTTTTTTAGCAGTGCTGAATACCCCAATATTGATGAGGCAGTCAGTGCATTTCAGTTGTCGAAAGAAAAGCTTTTTCATGTAAACAACTGGTCCCGTCTGCCTGGCGTAGCTTCAGGTTTCAAGGTGCATCATGCCAGTGGAGAAGTAAAGGAGAGTGGTATTCCACAGGTAGGGGATTTTCTATTTATTGATTTACCAGGTCCAAGTCCGGATACCTGGGTAGAAGTAATCGATGTGAACGAAGGTGCAGACTGGGCTGAATTTACAGTAAGGCCCAGCCATGACCCGAAAGATACTGGAAAGCCGGAGCGAAAAGTTGAGCATTTTTTTGCCGACGAAGCCACCAGTACTTTTCGTGTGGAGCGAAAGGGGAATATTATTTCTGCCTGCGAAATAGGCATGAAAGAAGGAATCAACAATCGTGGAAAAGAAGCCGGAGGCCGTGAAATTGTAAATACCCTGATAGCCGTTGGAGGCTGGATCCTGTTCCAGGAAATTCAATGGCGAAAACTAACCGAATACCTGGTTCATAAGATTGAGCTGGATAAGGATTAG
- a CDS encoding valyl-tRNA synthetase (COG0525 Valyl-tRNA synthetase) translates to MSISAKYNPAEVEDKWYAYWLKHNFFHSEPDEREPYTIVIPPPNVTGVLHMGHMMNNTIQDVLTRKARMEGKNACWVPGTDHASIATEARVVAMLKERGIEKSSLTREEFLNHALEWKDKYGGIILEQLKKLGASCDWERTRFTMEPNMSAQVIKVFVDLYQKGYIYRGIRMINWDPQGKTALSDDEVIHKETPGKLYHIRYQVEGTEEWITIATVRPETILGDTAICVHPEDERYMHLHGKKALIPLINRPIPIITDTYVDREFGTGALKVTPAHDPNDYELGLKHNLEVLDILNDDGTLNEKAQLFVGQDRFVVRKKISKELEEKEYLVKTEDYKSNVGHSERTNAVIEPKISLQWFLKMDTITIPALENVLNDTVQLHPAKFKNMYRSWMENVRDWCISRQLWWGQQIPAYYINGTRDFVVAESAEEALELARRKTGDAGLTMEALEQDPDVLDTWFSSWLWPISVFDGILDPESKDLKYYYPTNDLVTAPEILFFWVARMIIAGYEYQGEKPFKNVYLTGIVRDKLGRKMSKSLGNSPDPLELIVKYGADGVRTGMLFSSPAGNDLLFDEKLCEQGRNFNNKIWNAFRLIQGWEVDSSKDGSTNSVAIEWFRNRFSQILEELEDNFKNFRISDSLHTVYKLAWDDFCSWYLEMVKPPFGEAIDAATYEATVGFMEEVLKVLHPFMPFITEEIWHQLRERQEGESLCIAPWPKAESFEKQLLDEAAVAFDAVQNVRNLRNSKGMSPKEELKLVVRTERPQLYENWEGVLRKLANLSDLQFGEKPDAAVSMVVGPDELSVPLAGSIDAEAERDNVMKELEYTRGFLASVDKKLSNERFVSNAKPEVVESERKKKADAEAKIRALEESLAALG, encoded by the coding sequence ATGTCCATCAGTGCAAAATATAACCCCGCCGAGGTAGAAGATAAATGGTATGCCTATTGGCTGAAACACAATTTTTTTCATTCTGAACCGGATGAGCGGGAGCCCTATACCATTGTAATTCCGCCTCCCAACGTTACAGGGGTGTTGCACATGGGCCACATGATGAACAACACCATACAGGATGTGCTTACCCGCAAGGCTCGTATGGAAGGCAAAAATGCCTGCTGGGTACCCGGTACTGACCATGCCTCTATTGCCACCGAGGCAAGGGTGGTGGCCATGTTAAAGGAACGTGGCATTGAAAAAAGCAGCCTTACCCGTGAGGAATTTTTGAACCATGCCCTGGAGTGGAAAGATAAATACGGTGGTATTATCCTGGAGCAGCTGAAAAAGCTGGGAGCCTCCTGCGATTGGGAGCGTACCCGCTTTACCATGGAACCCAACATGAGCGCCCAGGTTATTAAGGTTTTTGTAGATCTGTATCAGAAGGGCTACATCTACCGTGGCATTCGGATGATAAACTGGGATCCGCAGGGAAAAACAGCCCTTTCGGACGATGAGGTGATCCATAAAGAAACACCGGGCAAACTGTACCACATCCGCTACCAGGTGGAGGGCACGGAGGAGTGGATCACCATTGCTACGGTACGTCCGGAAACCATTTTGGGCGATACAGCCATCTGTGTTCATCCCGAAGATGAACGTTACATGCACCTGCATGGCAAAAAGGCACTGATACCCCTCATCAACAGGCCAATTCCGATTATTACAGACACCTACGTAGACCGTGAATTTGGTACCGGCGCCCTTAAGGTAACCCCTGCCCACGACCCTAATGACTATGAACTGGGCCTGAAGCACAACCTGGAGGTGCTCGATATACTGAACGACGATGGCACCCTGAACGAGAAAGCACAGCTTTTTGTAGGCCAGGACCGTTTCGTGGTGCGTAAGAAAATCTCCAAAGAGCTGGAGGAAAAAGAGTACCTGGTTAAAACTGAAGATTACAAAAGCAATGTTGGCCACAGCGAGCGTACCAATGCTGTAATTGAGCCAAAGATCTCGCTGCAGTGGTTTCTGAAAATGGATACCATTACCATACCGGCGTTGGAGAATGTACTGAACGATACGGTGCAGCTGCACCCTGCCAAATTCAAGAACATGTACAGGAGCTGGATGGAAAATGTGCGCGACTGGTGCATTAGCCGGCAGCTGTGGTGGGGACAGCAAATACCTGCATACTATATTAATGGTACCAGGGATTTTGTAGTGGCCGAATCGGCAGAAGAAGCCCTGGAACTGGCCCGCCGGAAAACAGGAGATGCAGGTTTAACGATGGAGGCCCTGGAACAGGATCCTGATGTGCTGGATACCTGGTTCAGCTCCTGGCTGTGGCCTATCTCTGTTTTCGATGGTATTCTGGATCCGGAAAGCAAAGACCTGAAATACTATTACCCCACCAATGACCTGGTAACCGCTCCGGAAATCCTTTTCTTCTGGGTAGCGCGTATGATCATTGCCGGTTATGAGTACCAGGGAGAGAAGCCCTTTAAAAATGTTTACCTCACCGGTATTGTACGCGATAAGCTGGGCCGTAAAATGAGCAAGTCGCTTGGCAATAGCCCCGATCCGCTGGAGCTGATTGTGAAATACGGCGCCGACGGGGTTCGTACAGGTATGCTTTTCAGCTCCCCGGCTGGTAATGACCTGCTGTTCGATGAAAAGTTATGCGAGCAGGGACGTAACTTTAACAACAAGATCTGGAATGCCTTCCGCCTTATCCAGGGCTGGGAAGTTGATAGCAGCAAAGATGGTAGTACTAACAGTGTTGCCATAGAGTGGTTTCGCAACCGCTTTTCCCAGATACTCGAGGAGCTGGAAGATAACTTCAAAAACTTCCGCATCAGCGATTCCCTGCATACTGTTTATAAGCTGGCTTGGGATGATTTCTGCAGCTGGTACCTGGAGATGGTAAAGCCACCTTTCGGCGAAGCCATTGATGCTGCTACTTACGAAGCTACGGTTGGCTTTATGGAAGAGGTGCTGAAGGTGCTACACCCCTTTATGCCATTCATCACAGAGGAAATCTGGCACCAGCTGCGTGAGCGGCAGGAGGGGGAGAGCCTTTGTATTGCCCCCTGGCCAAAGGCCGAAAGCTTCGAAAAGCAACTGCTCGATGAAGCGGCAGTAGCCTTTGATGCCGTACAGAACGTACGCAACCTGCGTAACAGCAAAGGTATGTCGCCCAAAGAGGAGCTAAAGCTGGTGGTGCGTACCGAGCGCCCGCAGCTATATGAAAACTGGGAAGGCGTGCTGCGCAAGCTGGCAAACCTTAGCGACCTGCAGTTTGGCGAAAAACCTGATGCAGCCGTGAGCATGGTGGTAGGACCGGATGAATTATCGGTGCCCCTGGCAGGAAGCATCGATGCCGAAGCAGAACGTGATAATGTAATGAAGGAGCTGGAGTATACCCGTGGTTTTTTAGCTTCGGTAGACAAAAAGCTTAGCAACGAGCGCTTTGTTAGCAACGCAAAACCGGAAGTTGTGGAAAGCGAACGCAAAAAGAAAGCCGACGCCGAAGCGAAGATCAGGGCGCTGGAAGAAAGCCTGGCTGCATTGGGCTGA
- a CDS encoding hypothetical protein (COG1073 Hydrolases of the alpha/beta superfamily), whose translation MDTLTYTGNQILHSLHNNRPFIYDARYKQDGVPKPVVVFVHGFKGFKDWGTFNLVADRFAEQGFVFVKLNLSHNGTTPEQPTEFADLEAFGHNNFTIELDDLSVLVDHLENGESSIPAVELNLGQLALIGHSRGGGLVLLKAAEEPRVKAVVSWAAIDNLEERWPKSFIDEWKKKGLVHIANSRTKQEMPLYYQLVENFQENKERLNIPAAVKSMPQPLLVIHGTADETLPVKMAKDIASWKEDAELLLVPESNHTFGGTHPWEGNDLPLDTDLVVNASIAFLEKHLKK comes from the coding sequence ATGGATACACTAACTTATACCGGGAATCAGATTCTGCATTCCCTTCACAATAACAGACCCTTTATTTACGATGCCCGATACAAGCAGGATGGCGTACCCAAACCTGTAGTTGTGTTTGTACATGGCTTTAAAGGATTCAAGGACTGGGGCACCTTTAATTTAGTGGCAGATCGTTTTGCAGAACAGGGGTTTGTATTTGTAAAGCTCAATCTTTCTCACAACGGCACCACGCCAGAACAACCAACAGAATTTGCAGACCTGGAGGCTTTTGGACATAATAATTTCACTATTGAGCTGGATGATTTATCCGTGCTGGTAGATCATCTGGAGAATGGCGAGAGCAGCATACCTGCCGTAGAATTGAACCTGGGGCAGCTTGCACTAATCGGCCATAGCCGTGGCGGCGGGCTGGTACTTCTGAAAGCTGCCGAGGAGCCCCGGGTGAAAGCCGTGGTAAGCTGGGCGGCTATCGACAACCTGGAAGAGCGCTGGCCAAAAAGCTTTATCGATGAATGGAAGAAAAAAGGACTGGTACACATTGCCAACTCCCGCACCAAGCAGGAAATGCCCCTATACTACCAGCTGGTAGAAAATTTCCAGGAGAATAAAGAACGCCTCAACATACCTGCAGCAGTAAAAAGTATGCCGCAGCCCCTGCTGGTAATCCATGGTACTGCAGATGAAACCCTGCCTGTGAAAATGGCCAAAGACATAGCCTCCTGGAAAGAGGATGCTGAACTATTGCTCGTTCCGGAAAGCAACCATACCTTTGGGGGTACTCATCCCTGGGAGGGGAATGATTTACCACTCGACACCGATTTGGTAGTAAATGCAAGCATTGCTTTTTTAGAGAAGCATCTGAAAAAATGA